Below is a genomic region from Rosa chinensis cultivar Old Blush chromosome 5, RchiOBHm-V2, whole genome shotgun sequence.
ATGGAGAAAAAAATGACTGAGGTGATGCAGGAAAACAGATCGCACCAGAACCACATAAAAGCTCTGAAGAAATGTTTGGCGAAAGGAACCAGCAGGAACCCTGACCTGAAAAGCAGTGAGCAACAAAATAATCAACAACAGATGGTGCAGGTGTCGACCGAGAAAGATCACAGGAGGGAATCTACGGGGAACTTTGCAGAATATGACACTCAAACACCAGTCAACGAAGAACCAAGGGCAGCAGATCCAATTGATGCATCTCCAATATCTTACAAGAGTCCAGAACGGGAAGTGTTTGAGGATACACATTTGGTCACACTAAATGAGATGGAATCAGAAAAAATAGATCAACTTGTGTCGAAAATACTGGAAGCAGCTGAGACGGTTGAAATGCCTGAGGCAGGAACAGAAATGGCAGTACCATCGGTCCCCAGGGAGAAGAAAACGGTTGACATGCATTCAATCGAGAGGAATGTGAAAGTAAAAAGAGAAAGGCAGCTGTGAAGGACAAGGACGATGACTTTGAGTATGACACACCAGAGATCCTGAAGActtatgaaaagaaaagaaagactgCTGCACAGGAACAGCCAAAGCAGAAAAAGAAAGCACAACCGAAGCCGCCAACAAAAAttcagaaaggaaaagaagtgcaGCACCAAATACAAATAAAAGAGGTGAATTGTGAGAAGTACACATGGAAAACATTAAAGCCTGAACTAGCAAGACACTACCAGCAATTCTTTGAGATGGTGGATGACAATACGTGAGTGCATAGCATAACTTTCAAACCATGAATACTTCACAAACCCATATTAACTACATATTTTTCTGTTTACGCAGATATGTCTACTGGAGCAGTGAAAATGGAATACTAGGGGTAACCAGGGGAGACATGAAGATTATCGTAGAAGAGAAAGATCTGGATGTTAATGTAAGAAGCTTAACCTGTGGTGACCCaaatagacgtatattgccccccaatagacgtctattggcccccaatatgGATattttggggggcaataggtAATGTTCTTCACATATATAATACTAACTGAAAATCAAATTGAACAATTGCAGGTGGTCAAGGCTTACACTGAAATGTTGCagaaggaaatgaaagaaacgaacactcagattggattactaAACATCGAAGCAGCGGTAAGCAACGAAACAAAACTAGTAGCTCGCGCTGCACCACATCCGAAAAACATATTTAAGTAAACAATTCAATGCTTTCATATGTGTTTCCTCTTTGTGCAGTTTTACGCAGTTCAACACGAAAAGAAACTAGCGGATTTCAAAAAAGAAGGCAAGAACATTCTCAAAGACGACTTCAAAGGCCATGATATTGAAATAGAGTTATTCCTGATCGAAGAACTGTGGAGTAAGTTCAGCTACCCCAAGGTGATTATCCCAATACACCATTACTACAGCCAGCACTACACACTGCTTGTCATCGACAATGAGAAAAAGCAGTTTGTTCACATGAACTCTATGCTGCCACCAAAGAAGGAATGGACAAAAGATAACCAATATTACAACAACGCAAACTGGGTGGTAAGTaactttatcaaaaaaaaatgtttatttttcAAATGGTGGAATTTGGAAAGTTTGTTGATGCTTTATATATCTGCATTTAAACAGGTTAAGCACATAAGGAGGTTCATACACGACGTGAAGGTGACAGGGACAATATTTCCAGATGACAGCCAGGATCAAGAGAACACAAGAGAGAAGTGCAAAGGTGAGGACAGTAAAGGAGAACTTGTCACTGAGGTTGAAGAAATGACACCAAGAGAGAAAGAGGTCAGAAGGTGGATCTTGGATAATCAAATCGGGGAAAATGACTATGAGCTTGTAGAAGACTTGAACTGCCCTCAGCAGAAATCCTGTTCGTAAGTGCCTCAAAATCCTTTACTCTTTATTTTTGATATAAAAGAAGACAGTTTAATTGATAAATTTGTGCAAATTGtttgtctattgcccccaataggtgtctattggggggcaataggaaCTCTCTTTATGGATCTGTCCCTGAAATTCTTGCTTTACAGGGATGACTGTGGGCCGTTTATGATCCATTTCATGGAAAGCATAGTTCACGGAGTGCAACCCAGCAAGAAGAAAGGCAATGACATGAGGAAAACAATTCTTGAGAGGTTTGCAAAGGAGGAAAGTGCTTGGAGCGTCGAAAAATACCTTGCTGAAACTGCAGATGCTGTAGGAGAgccaaaaaaatagaaaatgaatattttaagtAGTTACTTTCTGTTGAACTTACTTTGATTTGGAATAATTTCGGATGATTTGACATCTTTTCAATTTAATTTCTGTCAACTTGAAAGAATTTATCTTCATTTACTATGGTTGCGCATAGGACACAGGTTGATATTCAAATTACAGGCCCCTATTACAAACCTGATGCCTTGACTCCTTAGAAACCAAGTTgtattgggggtcaatagaggtctattggcccccaatagagcTTGGTTAGAGGGTCAGAAGTAACACAAATAGAATATCAAACTACATTTGAATGTGCAAGTGTTAAAAATTTCACAACTGTGAAACAACAACCCTCAAACATTCAGGTTCTATTGTGTGCCGAAAAGCTATATTGCACCCAAATAGACATTTAATGTAGGGTCACATCACAGTGGAAAAAATGAATCAATTTATCAGTCAGCAACAAAACTGAAGTACCAATCAATGTCAATAATCTTTGACACCAAAAAATGTTAAACTGACCCTGGATAAAatcatctattgcccccaatagcctattactgccccccaatacagcCAGTCAGAATGCTAAAACAATTGACAGCTttacattcaaattcaaataggtTCAGTGCAGGTCTTCTTGTTATGCTGTCCCATTTTGCCACATCGGCCGCAACGAATGAGCTTCTTTTCACACTCTCCTCTAGACTTGAACCTCTTGAGCCTAGGCCTCCCGGGAGGCCTTTTTGCATTTGGAGGAAGTATGTAGTCATTACTTGCAGATTCCGAAGAAGCCATATCAACATTAGATATTGGATAAATTGGAAAATCATAACACTTCTTGTAATAATCAACATAAAAATACTTAtccataaaagcataaacatccAATGAGGCAGCTTGAATTGCAGCAAGACCGTGGCAGCAAGGGAAGCAGTTAATCTCCCATTTTTTACATGAGCACGAAGGAGTTCCAAGGTCCACAACATAAGAATACTTTGATCTAACCTCATAAACATTTGTATGGGAGTAATGCACATTGAAACGGCAAGCTTTCTCCATACCTTCTTTCAAACGACCCTCCATAACAGGAGTAAGTTGCGAGGTCCAAAGCTGTGCCTCGTCTCTCCTCTCACCCATCATCTGCATCACCCTAATCCGAGTCTGATCAAGCATAGTGTACACTGGCATCTCCCGTTCAACAGCAAACCAAGCATTAAAAGATTCAGCTATACTATTAGCCATAATTCCATAACGGCATCCAGGGAAAAATGCACGGCACCAATTTTGAACAGGCAGATCAGCAAGAAACGGATCTATAATATCAGCACCACCAGCTTCTCTCAACTCTCTCAAATGAAAACGATATTCCTTTTCAGTGCATGAATATGCCAACTCAAAAAACTTCTTTTTAACATCATCTTTCAAAACAGAAGAGCCTTTACCGTTGTATTTAGTCATAAGGTTATGCACCAAGTGCTTGTAACAGAAAAGATGAGGATTACCAGGAAATATCTTGTCGAAAGCACTCAACAGTCCAACACCACGATCACTAATAAAAGTGATCTTTCTACCTTGAGGTTCCAGCAAGTTCTTCAAGTGTTGGAAGAAAAAGGACCAATTAGCATCAGTCTCAGAATCACAGACACACATTGCAAGAGGAAAGAAACCTAcagaaaacaggaaaaaaaagtgagtatattgggggtcaatagacgtctattgggggacaatacacgattgcagcgtgccgctgcaccgcCAGAGGGAGCGTGCCGCAAcacattttcaacaaaaaagaattaaaaaaacaacaataaaCATAATAGAAACAAAAAGGGGAGAGAAATCAGAAGAAAATGAacgtgtattggggggcaatatatgtctattgggggtcCAAACATGAttgcagcgtgccgctgcaACGCCAGAGGGAGCGTGCCGCAACACATTTTCAACAAAAATACCAATAAAAAATCATAGACATGAGAAAAATACCATGATTTCCATTCTTTCCGGTTGCACAAAGTATCTGCCCCTTGTAGACACTCTTCCCAAAAGTCCCATCGACATACAAGATGGGAAGACAGAATTCAAAGCCACGAACACAGCCCGCATAAGCTAGGAAAAGCCTCTGGAACCGATTACTCGATGAATCAACttccaaaacaaaagaagatccCGGGTTCGTCTCAAATACAGCTTCCCTATACCATGTTAACATGTTAAACGAATCAGCCTCAGAACCATAAATCATTTCCCTAGCCTTCTGCTTTGctttccaagcaaccttgtatGATATATCAAACCCATAAGCTGACTTGAACTTGCTGATAATTTCCCTTGGCTTCAATGACAAGTTATAGCTAATGTCCTCTTCAATACATGACTTGACAATTTTCGATCCCAAAAGCtcatgtttttgttttcgaAGAACACCTTTGCAAGAGTGGACATTGTCCAACTCACCAATAATAAAGCAACCATTTGCAGGCAAAACATAACCATGGACATTCCACTCACATCCTTCGGTTCCCCAATTCGAACAAACTGCATGAATTCTGTCCCAGTCATTTCTAATAAATACAAAGCTGAACCCAACTTCAATAGCATACTTTCTGAGCTTGTCTCGAAACTCGGGGGAACCGCCACGAAATTTCTGCCCTACACATTGAATGTAACTAGCCCACTCATTTGACAAGTAAGACTTTTGAACTTCAGTCCTAAATGCCTCAGTGAGgtaatcatcttcatccacaaTACCAGAGCAGCTATCTTCAAATGAAACAGAAGCTTTTTTGCTGCAAATTACACTATTCTTCAACACCATAATATCAACACAATCCAACTTGTAAATCTTGGCACCGCTAAACAGCATCTTGAAATCATCATCATtgcgaagaaaaaaaatagcgcATCCAGGAAGCGAATAATGAAGCTCAATATCATCAGTTGCAgaaaacttgaaccgttcacaAATGTATTCAAACAAATGAGCATAGCTCATATATTGATTAATACAAAACATGAAACTTTGTCCAGAATGAGTGCACTTAACAGCTAAGGAAGCATCCATAGTCCTgtatataaaaaaacaaaaataataaataaaaaaaataaaaaatcaaatcactattgccccccaatagacacatACTGACCCCCAATAGATGGGACTCAGATAAAATGTCttttcaaaaccgaaacaagTTACTAAACACGTACTACTGAACTTCAGTAACAACTAAGAgtatcaaaaaagaagaaaagcagctTTTTCAATCctctattgacccccaatatgggtctactggggggcaatatacgGTTCACAAAGACCAAAATCATGTCAGAAGCTACCAAATCACATCATTATCAACACCGTGAACAAcaattcatccaaaaaaaagaagaaaagcagctATGTAAACCAATATTGACTGGCAATAGACGATTAACAAATACCAGAATACATTGAACCGTTTCAAAACAGAATCACAACAAACTTACCACACCGAAACAGATTAAAACTTAGCACAACAAACTTATAAGCATGAAAAATAGCAAATCGAACCAAAACAAAGATGAAATTCACGAAACACAGACCAAAATTAACGCAATAAGTCGGAAATAAAAAAAGTACAGGAAAACAAAACTCATATTCAAAAAATCAGCCTCAGACTCAATCGAGATGAATAGCAaacaaggatacaaaaaaaaaaaaaaaaaatcgaagaaACGGAATTGAAATCGTTTCAAACCGAGCTGCAGCGACATTGTTGAAATCCAAAGCGACattgcttctttctctctccattgcgagcttctctctctatcgCACCAGAAccagagcttctctctctaagcaGAAGTTCTCTCTATTCGTTACCTCGGGATTTCAAACTGGGGCTGAAAGACTAGGTCGTTAACAGAAGGGTAAAAAGGTgaacaaaaatatattaaaatagaAATGTTGTGTAAAAAGAAATAGATCCTTAGAGTGTTTAGGGTAGAAGGGAATTAAAAaagttgctggggtaagtgggaacaTTGACTAtaaaattagggtaaatggacaaaaaccctacaAAGAATACATGGAGTATTGTTGGCCAGGAAAAGTCCAAAGCGCGTGAAATTATTTTTGGCTGGTCACTCGCAGAGTTGCAGTGCAAGTCCTCAAGAGCCTTGCCTCGGCCTAAGCAGTCTTCATCCTTGTTCAGCAAGCAAGGCTAGCTAGATTCAGTACCCGGAAGCCCAGCTACCATTTCTATTCGGAGAACACAACTTCTCCATCCCAGAATTTCCAGTGATTTTTGTCCATCATATTTCTCTTCCACCAAAATATCGCAAACAACTGTATGTTGCATTTCGTACAAAGATGGTGTGAAGTTCGAAACAATTTGCCACATAAATTGCTGTGCAACTTTGATCAAAATTTCCTTGCAGGTGTTACTAAAAGCATCTTTTCTCTCCAATCACTTACTTTCTTTCAGATTTTCTTCTTTTaacaactgaaaattttgaactTAGGCCTTCATAACTTCATTGCTTCTATTAATGGTTCAATTTCTACTAAATACTTAGAATTCAGAAACAATCCATAGTTTTTCAACAACCGTTAGGATAGAACACAGATGACATCTTAAAGGCTTCAAGGTCTTCAATGATCTGCAGAGACTCCCGTCGCAATTCTGCAGCTTCTTTCAAGTCAGTTTTGCAACCCCAAACACGAATGGCAAGTCTCTGATGCTTGGGAGATGATTGTTGCAAGTACGTCTTGTAAAAGTTGACAACATCCTCCTTCTGTAGACTGCTGAGCTCTTCTGCCACCCTCTTTGCATAGTCAAATGTATACCTGTAGAAGATCAGCATTTATTAGACAGAGAGTTGAAGCACAAGCATTAAAGTAGTACTTCTTGCTACTCTAGACTCTAGACCAAGCACAGTACCAGGCAGAGAGGATATACACAGTGCCTTTTACCCGGATAATCTGATTCCAATCGATCGGTTTCATTTATAAAGAATGAATTTTTCGCCAATAGCTTTGCCATTAGCCCACCTCTATAATTCATCATCCAATCCTTGCTACAAATGCCAACGTACAGCTTTCAATAAAAGATATCCAATGCAGAAACAATAATCATGACATATTATTGTGAGAATGCACAagtaagaaaacaaaactacTTAAACCACAGCAGTTGAACTCGACAAGATCAGATCCAAAATAATTGTCCCACAAACTAGAACTGCCTTGTATATCTTGCATTATGGAACCTCAAATTGCAAGACCAAAAGATTATCATCttggttaaaaaaaagaagaataattaGTAGAGCATAAGAATTACAACGCTTATGAAATGTTGATTaaaaaatttgataaaaaaatctTAACTAGTATTAAGCCTATCATTATCATATTGTTGTTGCTATCTAGCTATTAAGGCACTACTCACCAGCAGTATTTGAAAGGAACATCGAATGCTTACCAATATGTCTTCCAGACCATTCATAAAGTTGTCAACTCTCCGCTGCAAGTAGATTGGGTTGTACTCCGATGACTGAACTATGAAATAAAAGCCAAAAACACCGGATATCAACTTCCAGTCACACTGAACATATCCCAGCTGCTCCTTCGTCCTATTTCCAGAAATACATCAACAATTTTAAGAGTATAAGTCTCAATATACATCATCCACCCCCTAAAAGACTATATTATCAAACTCAGGTTTTCTAGCAAGTCAATATTTTAGTAACACTTTCAGCTTCTAAAAAAATTACCTTAGTTGATCATAAAATGGTTTTTctataatttcatcaaaaagatCTATTAATGCTCTCAATCTGATGGACTCAATCCCCTCTGCCGGCTAAATTTGAAAATATAGCAATAAtgtgaaataaaaaagaaaggaaatccACATATAAGACAAAGAATGTACACATATATGGATACACAAAAAAGAAACTAATCCCTTTTTATTACCTCAATAACAGAGTTTATTTCAGTCTTATTCTTCACACTGACATCTCTAATGAGGTTAGCATCAGGAGAAGAGCACGTGTACTCGATGAAAGCATACCTCATTTTTTACTGGAAACTTTGTACTCCCCATGAAGAGCATATGTTCTGCAAAACATTTAAACATTCAATTTCAGTAACGTCTGCGTAACGACATTTAGTCACCTATAAAGAAAAGTATGCGCATGTGTGCCACAAACCAAGAAAGTGTGCAAGCCCTTGTGCTCCCATAGGGTCAGAAAAGCTGCCTATTCCAACGCAAATTGCTGCTGCTGCCTGCAAAGACAATCAAGCATGCATCGTTATATAGCCAAATTAATCAATGCATGTAGCCAAGTTGAGTTGATAATCTAATCACATTCTGCCTATTGAGTTGTCATAGTGGAACCTCTCAATGATGGGACAAACTAATACTATTTTGTTTTACCAGATAAGCTATTTACATCAATGTGATGCTGGTTTTATCAAGTTACCCCAACTGGGTTTTCAATACAGAAACCAGAATTTGCAAAAACAACCCAAAAGTTTGACCCTGTAAACACATATGACCAACTTTTTTGATGTTCTTCGAAACACAACCACTCAGAGGGTGCTGTTTGATCATTACACAAAGGGTACATGTCTAACCAGAAATCTTTCCTTTATCACTTTATGTGATAACCCAGGGGTAAATATCTCTAAAGTTTCCAACTTTGCCTACAAAAGAACTTCAAAACCCAGATGGGCATGGCAGAGTTTCAGTCTAGATGATACACTAACCATCTTAGTCCAAAAAGCACCACCCTTTTCCTTATTtgggctattttttttttttaatatcaaatATAGATATGAGCATTGCAGGTATTGAAATTTAGATCATAGTGGACCAACCTTCTTAGTCTCAGAGGCACCATCTCCACCTTTAGCTGCTGCTTAATCTTCTTCACTGGGTTCAAGACTCTTATACCCACATATACCCTTGTGAGTATATCTCAGGGTCATGAATGAGCAATGCAGTGAGGCCATTCTCAAGCTTGATTAATCTGTACAGTTTGTTATCATTTTGAGACTTTATTACAATATCGTCCGAGGAGAAAGTGGACCGACCCATCAGACCCAAAAAGACCAGGGTTTTGGGTTGATTAGTCTCACAGATATTAAAGCCTAACTTCAGACTGAATCTTTAAGCAATGCTAATAAACCAGGATCTACCGTATCCTTCGACAATAAATCAACAATCAATTCCATAGTTGATGCATCTGCAGAGAAACCCCTCTCAAGCATTTCTTGAATAAGTCTCGTAGCCCTTGATGTCTCATTGTTATTGATAAAACCTCGGATAATGGTGTTATAGGTCCAACCATTTGGAGAACATCCTTTCCCTCCCATTTCTCTCAGCAACTTTTCTGCTTCAACTATGAAGCCATGATGACAAAGCCCATGAATCATTACAGTGTGTGTTCTGACATTAGGCTGAACTCCTTTTGATGACAAACCACAGAAGAGGTCTCTTGCGGATTCAATTTCTCCAGCTTTGCACAAACCTTCAATTACAATATTGTAAATTACAATATCGAGTTCCAGTTCTCTGGCTTCCATCTCTGTGAGCAATTCTACTGCCGTAGAAAGTTGATGATTGTTACACAGGCCATAAAGTATCACAGCATAAGTTTGAACATTTGGAAGCTGGCCACAACCCTGCATCTCAGAGAACAACTCTTCTGCTTCTTGAATTCTCCCCACTTTGCAAAGACCATCAATAAGAGTGGTATAAGTAACGGTATCAGGAACAAGTTCCATACGAGGCATTTCCTTGAAAATCTTGTAAGCCTTATCGAGCATTTTACCCTTGCAATATCCATGTATCAATATGCTACAGCTCTGAACATCAACCATGGAGCCCTTGCTAATCATAACATCAAAAACTTGTCTTGCCTTGTCCGTTCCTCCTCGCAAACAGTAACCGTCCATAAGTGAGTTGTATGTAATCGTATCAGGCTGAATATGTCTTTGAATCATCTTTTGAATCACACTTTTGGCTTCCATGACCATCCCTTCCTTACAGAAAGTATCAACCAAGACATTGAAGGTGCAAACATCTGGAAAGATACATGTACTCAACATTTCATCAAGCAACCTCGTAGCTTGTTTCCACTGGCCTAGTTTGCAAACTCCGTGAATCAAAGACGTGTAAGTAACAACGTCTGGAGTAATACCTCTACTGATCATTTCTGCGAAGAGGTTGAATGCTTCATCAATTAGTGTGTCCTTGCAAAGACTGTCAATGATGGTGCTATAGGAAACTACGTTAGGCTCgcatcctctttcttcttccatc
It encodes:
- the LOC112202522 gene encoding uncharacterized protein LOC112202522, producing the protein MVDDNTYVYWSSENGILGVTRGDMKIIVEEKDLDVNVVKAYTEMLQKEMKETNTQIGLLNIEAAFYAVQHEKKLADFKKEGKNILKDDFKGHDIEIELFLIEELWSKFSYPKVIIPIHHYYSQHYTLLVIDNEKKQFVHMNSMLPPKKEWTKDNQYYNNANWVVKHIRRFIHDVKVTGTIFPDDSQDQENTREKCKGEDSKGELVTEVEEMTPREKEVRRWILDNQIGENDYELVEDLNCPQQKSCSDDCGPFMIHFMESIVHGVQPSKKKGNDMRKTILERFAKEESAWSVEKYLAETADAVGEPKK
- the LOC112164152 gene encoding uncharacterized protein LOC112164152, yielding MDASLAVKCTHSGQSFMFCINQYMSYAHLFEYICERFKFSATDDIELHYSLPGCAIFFLRNDDDFKMLFSGAKIYKLDCVDIMVLKNSVICSKKASVSFEDSCSGIVDEDDYLTEAFRTEVQKSYLSNEWASYIQCVGQKFRGGSPEFRDKLRKYAIEVGFSFVFIRNDWDRIHAVCSNWGTEGCEWNVHGYVLPANGCFIIGELDNVHSCKGVLRKQKHELLGSKIVKSCIEEDISYNLSLKPREIISKFKSAYGFDISYKVAWKAKQKAREMIYGSEADSFNMLTWYREAVFETNPGSSFVLEVDSSSNRFQRLFLAYAGCVRGFEFCLPILYVDGTFGKSVYKGQILCATGKNGNHGFFPLAMCVCDSETDANWSFFFQHLKNLLEPQGRKITFISDRGVGLLSAFDKIFPGNPHLFCYKHLVHNLMTKYNGKGSSVLKDDVKKKFFELAYSCTEKEYRFHLRELREAGGADIIDPFLADLPVQNWCRAFFPGCRYGIMANSIAESFNAWFAVEREMPVYTMLDQTRIRVMQMMGERRDEAQLWTSQLTPVMEGRLKEGMEKACRFNVHYSHTNVYEVRSKYSYVVDLGTPSCSCKKWEINCFPCCHGLAAIQAASLDVYAFMDKYFYVDYYKKCYDFPIYPISNVDMASSESASNDYILPPNAKRPPGRPRLKRFKSRGECEKKLIRCGRCGKMGQHNKKTCTEPI
- the LOC112168413 gene encoding nardilysin-like; this translates as MRYAFIEYTCSSPDANLIRDVSVKNKTEINSVIEPAEGIESIRLRALIDLFDEIIEKPFYDQLRTKEQLGYVQCDWKLISGVFGFYFIVQSSEYNPIYLQRRVDNFMNGLEDILVYI